From the genome of Tachysurus fulvidraco isolate hzauxx_2018 chromosome 20, HZAU_PFXX_2.0, whole genome shotgun sequence, one region includes:
- the rbm18 gene encoding probable RNA-binding protein 18, translating to MQSAEESVENASILSSGAAQEGHRLWIGNIDPKITEYHLVKLLEKFGKVKQFDFLFHKSGPLEGQPRGYCFVNFHTKEEAERAIQCLNGKLALSKKLVVRWAHAQRFEPYRGDKNLLSSLEPSCSETEEQPTSLSVSAKIKAIEAKLQMMEENVDEEYAGPSPYLYNKPPEKKDKRSQPYNKQFRRFKR from the exons ATGCAGTCAGCTGAAGAGTCGGTGGAGAACGCCTCCATCCTTTCGAGCGGCGCGGCGCAGGAGGGCCATCGCCTGTGGATTGGCAACATCGACCCTAAAATCACAGA GTATCACCTGGTGAAGCTCCTGGAGAAATTTGGGAAAGTGAAGCAGTTTGATTTCCTGTTCCACAAGTCGGGACCGCTGGAGGGTCAGCCGAGAGGATACTGCTTCGTCAACTTCCACACCAAAGAG GAGGCAGAACGAGCCATTCAGTGTCTTAATGGAAAGCTGGCTTTGTCCAAGAAACTGGTGGTGCGCTGGGCCCACGCTCAG agattTGAGCCCTACAGAGGAGATAAGAACCTTCTTTCCAGCCTGGAGCCGTCCTGCAGTGAGACAGAGGAGCAGCCGACCTCTCTGAG tgTGAGTGCGAAGATTAAAGCGATCGAAGCCAAGCTGCAGATGATGGAGGAGAACGTGGATGAGGAATACGCAGGACCGTCGCCGTACCTCTACAACAAACCTCCTGAGAAGAAGGACAAGAGATCTCAGCCTTATAACAAACAGTTCCGCAGGTTCAAGAGATGA